The Klebsiella sp. RHBSTW-00484 genome includes a window with the following:
- the sohB gene encoding protease SohB, producing MELLAQYGLFLAKIATIVVAIAVVVAIIVNLTQRKRQRGELRVTNLSEQYKEMKEELAVSLLDGPQQKLWHKGQKKKLKQEAKAAKARAKLGTAEPEGKPRVWVLDFKGSMDAHEVSSLREEITAVLAAAKARDQVVIRLESPGGVVHGYGLAASQLQRLRDKQIPLTVAVDKVAASGGYMMACVANKIVSAPFAILGSIGVVAQIPNINRFLKNKDIDIELHTAGQYKRTLTMLGENTEEGRQKFREDLNDTHRLFKDFVHQMRPSLDIEQVATGEHWYGTQALEKGLVDEVETSDELLLGLMDKHEVISVRYQQRKKMLDRFTGSAAESADKLLLRWWQRGQKPLM from the coding sequence GTGGAATTACTTGCTCAATATGGCCTGTTTTTGGCCAAAATCGCGACCATTGTTGTCGCTATTGCGGTTGTCGTCGCCATTATTGTTAACCTGACTCAGCGCAAAAGGCAGCGCGGTGAGCTCCGGGTGACCAATCTTAGCGAGCAATATAAGGAGATGAAGGAAGAGCTGGCGGTTTCGTTGCTCGACGGCCCACAGCAAAAACTGTGGCACAAAGGGCAAAAGAAAAAGCTTAAGCAGGAAGCAAAAGCGGCAAAGGCGCGCGCGAAGTTGGGCACAGCAGAGCCAGAAGGCAAGCCGCGCGTTTGGGTGCTGGATTTTAAAGGCAGTATGGATGCTCACGAAGTCAGCAGCCTGCGTGAAGAAATTACCGCGGTGCTGGCAGCGGCGAAAGCGCGGGATCAGGTGGTTATTCGCCTGGAAAGCCCCGGCGGCGTGGTGCATGGCTATGGTCTTGCCGCTTCGCAGCTGCAGCGCCTTCGTGATAAACAGATCCCGTTAACGGTAGCGGTAGATAAAGTAGCGGCCAGCGGTGGCTACATGATGGCCTGCGTGGCGAATAAAATCGTCTCTGCGCCGTTTGCCATCCTTGGTTCTATTGGCGTCGTGGCGCAGATCCCTAACATCAATCGCTTCCTGAAAAACAAAGATATCGACATTGAACTGCATACGGCCGGACAGTACAAACGTACCCTGACGATGCTGGGCGAAAATACCGAAGAAGGGCGACAGAAATTCCGCGAAGACCTGAACGATACGCATCGGCTGTTCAAAGATTTTGTTCACCAGATGCGTCCCTCGTTGGATATTGAGCAGGTGGCGACCGGCGAACATTGGTACGGTACTCAGGCGCTGGAAAAAGGCCTGGTGGACGAGGTGGAAACCAGTGATGAACTGCTGCTGGGACTGATGGATAAGCACGAGGTCATCAGCGTGCGTTATCAACAACGTAAGAAGATGCTCGACCGCTTTACCGGCAGCGCGGCTGAAAGTGCTGACAAACTGCTGCTACGATGGTGGCAGCGCGGGCAAAAACCGCTGATGTAA
- the pgpB gene encoding phosphatidylglycerophosphatase B yields MLLIARRTAVGAALLLVMPVVVWISGWKWHPGLPEGVMKLLYWVTETVTQPWGVITHVILCGWFLWCLRFRLRAAIVLFLILAAAILIGQGMKSWIKDRVQEPRPFVIWLEKTQQVPVNQFYALKRKDRAKLVHEQLAQEQQIPKFLRKHWQKETGFAFPSGHTMFAASWALLGVGLLWPRRRWVTLALLLTWATAVMGSRLALGMHWPLDLIVATVISWLLVTLATWLTQRFCGPLSPPGEEAQDIKKRAAAPE; encoded by the coding sequence ATGCTGTTGATTGCCAGACGAACCGCCGTTGGCGCGGCGTTGTTATTAGTCATGCCTGTTGTAGTCTGGATTTCCGGCTGGAAATGGCATCCAGGGTTGCCGGAAGGGGTGATGAAGCTGTTGTATTGGGTGACCGAAACGGTAACTCAACCCTGGGGCGTCATTACCCATGTTATCCTGTGCGGCTGGTTCCTGTGGTGCCTGCGTTTTCGTCTACGGGCGGCAATCGTGCTGTTTCTGATTCTGGCGGCTGCAATTTTGATCGGGCAGGGCATGAAATCGTGGATTAAAGATCGCGTGCAGGAGCCTCGGCCCTTCGTCATTTGGCTGGAAAAGACGCAACAAGTGCCAGTGAATCAATTCTACGCATTGAAACGTAAAGATCGCGCTAAACTGGTGCATGAGCAGTTAGCGCAAGAGCAGCAAATTCCTAAATTTCTGCGTAAGCACTGGCAGAAAGAGACTGGATTCGCTTTCCCATCCGGTCACACGATGTTTGCCGCCAGTTGGGCATTACTCGGTGTTGGTTTGCTGTGGCCGCGGCGTCGTTGGGTCACTCTGGCGCTACTGCTAACATGGGCAACTGCGGTGATGGGCAGCCGCCTGGCGCTTGGTATGCACTGGCCGCTGGACTTGATCGTGGCAACCGTGATTTCCTGGCTGCTGGTTACCCTGGCGACCTGGCTTACGCAACGGTTTTGTGGTCCGCTATCGCCGCCGGGAGAAGAGGCTCAGGACATTAAAAAAAGGGCTGCAGCCCCGGAGTAA
- a CDS encoding LapA family protein translates to MKYLLIFLLVLAIFVISVTLGAQNDQVVTFNYLLAQGEFRISTLLAVLFAAGFAIGWLICGLFWLRVRVSLARAERRIKRLEHQIAPTSATPAQAGVPAVKE, encoded by the coding sequence GTGAAATATTTACTCATTTTCTTACTGGTGTTAGCGATCTTTGTCATTTCAGTGACGCTGGGTGCGCAAAATGACCAGGTAGTCACATTCAATTATTTGCTCGCGCAGGGTGAATTCCGGATTTCGACATTGCTGGCCGTCCTGTTTGCTGCTGGTTTTGCTATTGGTTGGCTGATTTGCGGCCTTTTCTGGCTGCGCGTTCGCGTCTCGCTGGCGCGTGCTGAACGTAGAATCAAGCGTCTGGAACACCAGATCGCGCCAACCAGCGCTACGCCTGCGCAAGCTGGTGTTCCCGCGGTGAAGGAATAA
- a CDS encoding YciN family protein, producing MQGTTQPIDRQTLLEKANKLIREHEDTLAGIEATDVVQRNGVLVFSGEFYLDEQGLPTAKSTAVFNMFKYLAHELSDKYHLAD from the coding sequence ATGCAAGGTACAACCCAACCCATCGATCGCCAGACGCTGCTTGAAAAAGCCAATAAACTCATTCGCGAACATGAGGATACGTTAGCCGGGATCGAGGCTACCGACGTCGTTCAGCGTAACGGCGTGCTGGTGTTCAGCGGCGAGTTTTATCTTGATGAGCAGGGTCTGCCAACGGCAAAAAGTACGGCGGTATTTAATATGTTCAAATACCTCGCACATGAGCTGTCTGATAAATATCACCTGGCAGATTAA
- a CDS encoding YmiA family putative membrane protein: MISDIDYMKYAMSQERDKTEIDPVLRSKAWSAVILGLAMFWSVIALVVCNVWLLN; encoded by the coding sequence ATGATTAGTGATATCGATTATATGAAGTATGCGATGTCACAGGAACGTGACAAGACTGAGATAGATCCGGTTTTGAGAAGTAAGGCCTGGAGCGCCGTTATCCTTGGGCTTGCGATGTTCTGGAGCGTCATTGCTCTGGTTGTCTGCAACGTGTGGTTACTTAACTAG
- the acnA gene encoding aconitate hydratase AcnA produces the protein MSSTLRAASKETLQVNDKTWHYYSIPLAAKELGDLSRLPKSLKVLLENLLRWQDGDSVTAEDIHALAGWLKNAHADREIAYRPARVLMQDFTGVPAVVDLAAMREAVKRLGGDTAKVNPLSPVDLVIDHSVTVDRFGDDDAFEENVRLEMERNHERYVFLRWGQQAFSRFSVVPPGTGICHQVNLEYLGKAVWSEEQNGEWVAYPDTLVGTDSHTTMINGLGVLGWGVGGIEAEAAMLGQPVSMLIPDVVGFKLSGKLREGITATDLVLTVTQMLRKHGVVGKFVEFYGDGLDSLPLADRATIANMSPEYGATCGFFPIDAVTLSYMRLTGRSEEQVALVEAYAKAQGMWRQPGDEPVFTSSLALDMGTVEASLAGPKRPQDRVALGDVPKAFAASAELEVNHAQKDKRPIDYTLNGQQYSLPDGAVAIAAITSCTNTSNPSVLMAAGLLAKNAVERGLKPQPWVKASLAPGSKVVSDYLAHAKLTPYLDELGFNLVGYGCTTCIGNSGPLPDPIERAIKQGDLTVGAVLSGNRNFEGRIHPLVKTNWLASPPLVVAYALAGNMNLDLTRDPLGIGKDGQPVYLKDIWPSGAEVARAVEQVSTEMFHKEYAEVFEGTPEWRSIKVDRSDTYDWQDDSTYIRLSPFFDDMGVEPKPVEDIHGARILAMLGDSVTTDHISPAGSIKADSPAGRYLQNHGVERTDFNSYGSRRGNHEVMMRGTFANIRIRNEMVPGVEGGMTRHLPDSEPVAIYDAAMLYKDEGTPLAVIAGKEYGSGSSRDWAAKGPRLLGVRVVIAESFERIHRSNLIGMGILPLEFPQGVTRKTLGLTGEERLDISNLQSLQPGMTVPVTLTRADGKLDVIDCRCRIDTATELTYYQNDGILHYVIRNML, from the coding sequence ATGTCGTCAACCCTACGAGCCGCCAGCAAGGAAACCTTACAGGTTAATGATAAGACCTGGCATTACTACAGCATACCGCTGGCCGCCAAAGAATTGGGCGATCTATCACGTTTACCTAAATCGCTCAAAGTACTACTGGAGAACCTTCTGCGCTGGCAGGACGGTGATTCGGTGACCGCCGAAGACATTCACGCCCTGGCCGGATGGCTGAAAAATGCTCATGCTGATCGAGAGATCGCCTACCGACCAGCGCGTGTGCTGATGCAGGATTTTACCGGTGTTCCCGCAGTGGTGGATCTGGCAGCGATGCGTGAAGCGGTAAAACGCCTGGGAGGCGATACCGCCAAAGTGAATCCGCTCTCTCCCGTCGATCTGGTCATTGACCACTCGGTGACGGTAGACCGCTTTGGCGATGATGATGCATTTGAAGAGAACGTCCGTCTTGAGATGGAGCGTAACCACGAACGCTACGTATTTTTGCGCTGGGGACAGCAGGCGTTCAGCCGCTTCAGCGTGGTGCCGCCGGGCACCGGGATTTGCCACCAGGTTAACCTTGAGTATCTTGGCAAGGCGGTATGGAGTGAAGAGCAAAACGGCGAATGGGTGGCGTACCCGGATACCCTGGTCGGGACCGACTCGCATACTACGATGATCAATGGCCTCGGCGTACTGGGGTGGGGCGTTGGCGGCATCGAAGCGGAGGCCGCGATGCTGGGGCAGCCTGTTTCCATGCTGATCCCGGATGTTGTCGGTTTCAAGCTGAGCGGCAAGCTGCGTGAAGGTATCACCGCCACCGACCTGGTGCTAACCGTGACGCAAATGCTGCGCAAACACGGCGTAGTGGGTAAATTTGTCGAGTTCTACGGCGATGGACTTGATTCATTACCTCTGGCAGACCGTGCCACCATCGCTAATATGTCGCCGGAGTACGGCGCGACATGCGGTTTCTTCCCTATTGATGCCGTCACGCTGAGCTATATGCGCCTGACCGGGCGCAGCGAAGAGCAGGTGGCGCTGGTGGAAGCCTATGCGAAAGCGCAGGGGATGTGGCGACAGCCAGGGGACGAACCGGTCTTCACCAGCTCTCTGGCGCTGGATATGGGGACCGTAGAAGCTAGCCTGGCAGGGCCGAAGCGCCCGCAGGATCGCGTTGCTCTGGGTGATGTCCCTAAAGCTTTTGCCGCCAGCGCCGAGCTGGAAGTTAACCATGCGCAGAAAGACAAACGGCCCATCGACTATACGTTGAACGGACAGCAATATTCGCTGCCGGATGGTGCGGTGGCGATTGCCGCGATTACCTCATGTACCAACACTTCTAACCCCAGCGTGCTGATGGCCGCTGGCCTGCTGGCAAAAAATGCTGTCGAGCGGGGACTCAAGCCGCAGCCGTGGGTGAAGGCCTCGCTGGCGCCGGGTTCGAAAGTGGTCTCCGACTATTTGGCCCACGCAAAGTTGACGCCATATCTTGATGAGTTGGGCTTTAACCTGGTGGGGTATGGTTGTACTACCTGTATCGGTAACTCCGGGCCGTTGCCGGATCCGATTGAGCGCGCAATCAAACAGGGCGATTTGACCGTCGGGGCCGTGCTTTCCGGTAACCGTAACTTTGAAGGGCGAATTCATCCGCTGGTGAAAACTAACTGGCTGGCCTCGCCACCTCTGGTTGTAGCTTACGCGCTGGCGGGTAATATGAACCTCGACCTGACCCGCGATCCGTTGGGCATCGGCAAAGACGGTCAGCCTGTGTATCTGAAAGATATCTGGCCAAGTGGAGCAGAAGTCGCGCGTGCGGTTGAGCAGGTTTCGACGGAGATGTTCCATAAGGAGTACGCCGAGGTGTTTGAAGGGACGCCCGAATGGCGGTCGATAAAAGTCGATCGCTCTGATACCTACGACTGGCAGGATGACTCAACCTATATTCGCCTGTCGCCGTTCTTTGATGACATGGGCGTTGAACCCAAACCGGTAGAAGACATTCATGGCGCGCGTATTCTTGCGATGCTGGGCGACTCAGTGACGACTGACCACATCTCTCCCGCAGGCAGTATTAAAGCCGACAGCCCGGCGGGTCGCTATCTGCAAAATCATGGCGTTGAACGCACCGATTTTAACTCCTACGGTTCGCGACGCGGAAACCACGAAGTGATGATGCGCGGTACGTTTGCCAATATCCGTATTCGCAACGAAATGGTGCCCGGAGTGGAAGGAGGGATGACGCGCCATCTTCCCGATAGTGAACCTGTCGCGATTTATGATGCGGCAATGTTGTACAAAGATGAAGGCACGCCGCTGGCGGTGATCGCCGGGAAAGAGTATGGCTCAGGCTCCAGCCGCGACTGGGCAGCGAAAGGACCGCGTCTACTTGGCGTCAGGGTGGTTATTGCCGAATCTTTCGAGCGTATCCACCGCTCGAACCTGATTGGGATGGGGATATTGCCGTTAGAATTCCCGCAGGGAGTTACGCGTAAAACGCTGGGACTCACTGGCGAGGAGCGGCTCGATATCAGCAACCTGCAATCACTGCAGCCGGGGATGACCGTTCCGGTGACCCTAACCCGAGCAGATGGCAAATTGGACGTTATAGACTGCCGCTGTCGTATCGATACCGCCACTGAGCTGACGTACTACCAGAACGATGGCATTCTGCATTATGTCATTCGCAATATGCTATAA
- the topA gene encoding type I DNA topoisomerase produces MGKALVIVESPAKAKTINKYLGNDYVVKSSVGHIRDLPTSGSASKKSADSTATKGAKKPKKDERGALVNRMGVDPWHDWDAHYEILPGKEKVVAELKQLAEKADHIYLATDLDREGEAIAWHLREVIGGDEQRYSRVVFNEITKNAIRQAFEKPGELNIDRVNAQQARRFMDRVVGYMVSPLLWKKIARGLSAGRVQSVAVRLVVEREREIKAFVPEEFWEIDANTTTPGGDALALQVTHKADKPFRPVNRDETMAAVSLLEKAGYSVLEREDKPTSSKPGAPFITSTLQQAASTRLGFGVKKTMMMAQRLYEAGYITYMRTDSTNLSQDAVNMVRDYIGDNFGKKYLPENANQYTSKENSQEAHEAIRPSDVNVVAESLKDMEADAQKLYQLIWRQFVACQMTPAQYDSTTLTVKAGDFKLKARGRTLRFDGWTKVMPALRKGDEDRVLPVVKQGDSLSLVELLPAQHFTKPPARFSEASLVKELEKRGIGRPSTYASIISTIQDRGYVRSENRRFYAEKMGEIVTDRLEANFRELMNYDFTAQMENSLDQVANHEAEWKKVLDSFFGDFTNQLEKAEKAPEEGGMQPNQMVLTSIDCPTCSRQMGIRTATTGVFLGCSGYALSPKERCKTTINLVPENEVLNVLEGDDAETNALRAKRRCQKCGTAMDSYLIDPKRKLHVCGNNPTCDGYEIEEGEFRIKGYDGPIVECEKCGSEMHLKMGRFGKYMACTNDECKNTRKILRNGEVAPPKEDPVPLPELPCEKSDAYFVLRDGAAGVFLAANTFPKSRETRAPLVEELYRFRDRLAEKLRYLADAPQQDPEGNKTMVRFSRKTKQQYVASEKDGKATGWSAFYIDGKWTEAKK; encoded by the coding sequence ATGGGTAAAGCTCTCGTTATCGTTGAGTCCCCGGCAAAAGCCAAAACGATCAATAAGTATCTGGGTAATGACTACGTGGTGAAATCCAGCGTCGGTCATATCCGCGATTTGCCGACCAGTGGCTCAGCTTCCAAAAAGAGCGCCGACTCTACCGCCACCAAAGGGGCTAAAAAGCCTAAGAAGGATGAACGTGGTGCTCTGGTCAATCGTATGGGCGTGGACCCGTGGCATGACTGGGATGCGCACTATGAAATACTTCCGGGTAAAGAAAAGGTCGTCGCGGAACTCAAGCAGTTGGCAGAAAAAGCCGACCACATCTACCTCGCAACCGACCTTGACCGCGAAGGGGAAGCCATTGCATGGCACCTGCGGGAAGTTATCGGTGGTGATGAGCAGCGCTATAGTCGCGTGGTGTTCAATGAGATCACCAAAAATGCTATCCGTCAGGCTTTTGAAAAGCCGGGCGAACTGAATATTGACCGTGTTAACGCCCAGCAGGCGCGTCGTTTTATGGACCGCGTTGTGGGTTACATGGTGTCTCCACTGTTGTGGAAAAAAATTGCTCGTGGTCTGTCCGCAGGCCGCGTTCAGTCCGTTGCCGTACGTCTGGTTGTTGAGCGTGAACGCGAAATTAAAGCGTTTGTTCCGGAAGAGTTCTGGGAAATTGACGCCAACACCACCACGCCTGGTGGCGACGCTCTGGCGTTGCAGGTAACGCATAAAGCCGACAAGCCATTCCGTCCGGTCAATCGTGACGAAACCATGGCGGCGGTCAGCCTGCTGGAAAAAGCGGGTTATAGCGTCCTTGAGCGCGAAGACAAGCCAACCAGCAGCAAGCCTGGCGCACCATTTATTACCTCCACTCTGCAGCAAGCGGCCAGCACGCGTCTGGGCTTCGGGGTGAAGAAAACCATGATGATGGCGCAGCGTTTGTATGAAGCGGGCTACATCACCTACATGCGTACTGACTCCACCAACCTGAGTCAGGATGCAGTAAATATGGTTCGTGATTATATTGGCGATAATTTCGGCAAGAAATACCTGCCGGAAAACGCCAATCAGTACACCAGCAAAGAGAATTCGCAGGAAGCGCACGAAGCGATTCGTCCTTCCGACGTGAACGTGGTGGCGGAATCGTTGAAAGATATGGAAGCGGATGCGCAGAAACTGTATCAACTGATCTGGCGTCAGTTTGTCGCCTGTCAGATGACGCCTGCGCAATACGACTCCACCACGCTGACCGTAAAAGCGGGTGATTTTAAGCTCAAGGCGCGCGGTCGTACGCTGCGCTTTGATGGCTGGACGAAAGTGATGCCAGCGCTGCGTAAAGGCGATGAAGACAGGGTTTTGCCGGTGGTTAAACAGGGCGATAGCTTAAGCCTGGTTGAACTGCTCCCGGCACAGCACTTTACCAAACCGCCTGCGCGCTTTAGCGAAGCTTCTTTGGTTAAAGAGCTGGAAAAACGCGGTATCGGCCGTCCGTCCACCTATGCGTCGATCATTTCGACCATTCAGGATCGCGGTTATGTGCGCAGTGAAAACCGTCGTTTCTACGCAGAGAAAATGGGTGAGATCGTTACCGATCGTCTGGAAGCCAACTTCCGCGAGCTGATGAACTACGACTTTACCGCACAGATGGAAAACAGTCTTGACCAGGTGGCTAACCACGAAGCCGAGTGGAAGAAGGTGCTCGATAGCTTCTTCGGCGACTTCACCAACCAGCTGGAAAAAGCAGAAAAAGCCCCTGAAGAGGGCGGTATGCAGCCGAACCAGATGGTGCTGACCAGCATCGACTGTCCGACCTGTAGCCGTCAGATGGGCATCCGTACCGCGACGACCGGCGTTTTCCTTGGTTGCTCAGGCTATGCGCTGTCGCCGAAAGAGCGCTGCAAGACTACCATCAACCTGGTGCCAGAAAACGAAGTGCTGAACGTGCTGGAAGGTGATGACGCCGAAACCAACGCGTTGCGCGCCAAACGTCGCTGCCAGAAATGCGGCACGGCGATGGACAGCTACCTCATCGATCCGAAACGTAAACTGCACGTCTGCGGTAATAACCCGACCTGCGATGGCTACGAGATCGAAGAGGGCGAGTTCCGCATCAAGGGCTATGATGGTCCGATCGTTGAGTGTGAAAAATGTGGTTCCGAAATGCACCTGAAGATGGGGCGTTTTGGTAAGTACATGGCTTGTACCAACGATGAGTGTAAAAATACGCGTAAGATCCTGCGTAACGGGGAAGTTGCACCGCCGAAAGAAGATCCGGTTCCGCTGCCAGAACTCCCGTGCGAGAAATCAGACGCTTACTTTGTGTTGCGTGATGGCGCAGCAGGTGTTTTCCTGGCTGCGAACACCTTCCCTAAATCGCGTGAAACTCGCGCGCCGTTAGTGGAGGAGCTGTATCGCTTCCGCGATCGTCTGGCTGAGAAACTGCGTTATCTGGCCGATGCGCCGCAGCAGGATCCGGAAGGCAACAAAACAATGGTGCGTTTTAGCCGTAAGACTAAGCAACAGTACGTTGCTTCAGAGAAAGACGGTAAAGCGACCGGCTGGTCAGCCTTCTATATTGATGGCAAATGGACTGAAGCGAAGAAGTAA
- the lapB gene encoding lipopolysaccharide assembly protein LapB yields MLELLFLLLPVAAAYGWYMGRRSAQQSKQDDASRLSRDYVAGVNFLLSNQQDKAVDLFLDMLKEDTGTVEAHLTLGNLFRSRGEVDRAIRIHQSLMESASLTYDQRLLAVQQLGRDYMAAGLYDRAESMFKQLVDETDFRLGALQQLLQIYQATSDWQSAIEMAERLVKLGKDKHRGEIANFWCELALQQMAGNDLDKAMTLLKKGAAADRNSARVSIMMGRVWMEKGDYAKAVESLERVIEQDKELVGETLDMLQTCYQQLGKTDEWEAFLRRCAEENTGATADLMLAQILEQREGMESAQNYVTRQLERHPTMRVFHKLIDYHINEAEEGRAKESLGVLRQMVGEQVRSKPRYRCQKCGFTAHTLYWHCPSCRSWATIKPIRGLDGQ; encoded by the coding sequence ATGTTGGAGTTGTTGTTTCTGCTTTTGCCCGTTGCCGCTGCCTACGGTTGGTATATGGGGCGCAGAAGTGCACAACAGTCCAAACAGGACGATGCGAGCCGTCTGTCACGTGATTATGTGGCGGGGGTCAACTTCCTGCTGAGCAATCAGCAGGATAAAGCCGTTGATCTGTTCCTCGATATGCTGAAAGAGGATACCGGTACCGTTGAAGCCCACCTGACGCTTGGTAACCTGTTCCGCTCCCGCGGCGAGGTTGACCGGGCCATTCGCATTCACCAAAGCCTGATGGAAAGCGCTTCGTTGACGTATGACCAGCGACTGCTGGCCGTACAGCAACTCGGTCGCGACTACATGGCCGCTGGTCTGTATGACCGTGCGGAAAGCATGTTTAAACAGCTGGTGGATGAAACCGATTTTCGTCTTGGTGCCTTGCAACAGCTGCTGCAAATTTATCAGGCAACCAGCGACTGGCAGTCCGCTATCGAAATGGCAGAACGTCTGGTTAAGCTGGGCAAAGATAAACATCGCGGCGAAATTGCCAATTTTTGGTGTGAGCTTGCCTTACAGCAAATGGCGGGTAACGATCTGGATAAGGCCATGACGTTACTGAAAAAAGGTGCTGCTGCCGATCGTAATAGCGCTCGTGTCTCCATTATGATGGGCCGGGTATGGATGGAAAAGGGCGATTATGCCAAAGCGGTAGAGAGCCTGGAGCGCGTCATCGAGCAGGACAAAGAACTGGTCGGCGAAACGTTAGATATGCTGCAAACCTGTTACCAGCAGTTGGGCAAAACTGATGAGTGGGAAGCGTTTTTGCGCCGCTGTGCAGAAGAAAATACCGGGGCGACCGCTGACTTAATGCTGGCGCAAATCCTTGAACAGCGGGAAGGTATGGAGTCGGCGCAAAACTACGTCACGCGTCAGCTGGAGCGTCATCCAACGATGCGCGTGTTCCATAAGCTGATTGACTACCATATCAACGAGGCTGAAGAGGGGCGAGCGAAAGAGAGCCTGGGCGTTTTACGCCAGATGGTCGGTGAACAGGTTCGCAGTAAGCCGCGATACCGCTGCCAGAAATGTGGTTTTACCGCCCATACCCTGTACTGGCACTGTCCATCCTGTCGCTCATGGGCAACAATTAAGCCAATTCGCGGCCTTGATGGGCAGTAG
- the cysB gene encoding HTH-type transcriptional regulator CysB: protein MKLQQLRYIVEVVNHNLNVSSTAEGLYTSQPGISKQVRMLEDELGIQIFARSGKHLTQVTPAGQEIIRIAREVLSKVDAIKAVAGEHTWPDKGSLYVATTHTQARYALPGVIKGFIERYPRVSLHMHQGSPTQIAEAVSKGNADFAIATEALHLYDDLVMLPCYHWNRSVVVTPEHPLASRGSVSIEELAQYPLVTYTFGFTGRSELDTAFNRAGLTPRIVFTATDADVIKTYVRLGLGVGVIASMAVDPVSDPDLVKLDANDIFSHSTTKIGFRRSTFLRSYMYDFIQRFAPHLTRDVVDTAVALRSNEDIEAMFKDIKLPEK from the coding sequence ATGAAACTACAGCAGCTCCGCTACATCGTTGAGGTTGTTAACCATAATCTGAACGTCTCCTCTACTGCCGAAGGGCTGTATACCTCACAGCCAGGCATCAGCAAGCAGGTCCGCATGCTGGAAGATGAGCTGGGAATTCAGATTTTCGCCCGCAGCGGCAAACATTTAACTCAGGTGACTCCCGCCGGGCAGGAGATCATCCGCATTGCTCGTGAAGTCTTATCGAAAGTGGATGCGATAAAGGCTGTGGCGGGTGAGCACACCTGGCCTGATAAAGGTTCGCTGTACGTTGCGACCACTCATACTCAGGCTCGCTATGCGCTTCCTGGCGTAATTAAAGGGTTTATCGAGCGCTATCCGCGTGTCTCGCTGCATATGCACCAGGGCTCGCCAACGCAAATAGCCGAGGCGGTGTCGAAAGGGAATGCAGATTTTGCGATCGCCACAGAAGCGCTACATCTCTATGATGATTTAGTCATGCTGCCATGCTATCACTGGAACCGCTCCGTGGTTGTGACGCCGGAGCACCCGCTGGCTTCCCGAGGTTCGGTATCTATCGAGGAACTGGCGCAGTATCCGCTGGTGACCTACACCTTCGGGTTTACCGGTCGTTCCGAGCTGGACACTGCTTTTAACCGTGCCGGGTTGACGCCACGCATTGTCTTTACCGCAACCGATGCTGATGTAATAAAAACTTACGTGCGCCTGGGCCTTGGGGTAGGGGTTATTGCTAGCATGGCGGTAGATCCTGTCTCCGATCCGGATCTGGTCAAACTTGATGCCAACGATATTTTCAGCCACAGCACGACTAAAATCGGCTTCCGTCGCAGTACCTTCCTGCGAAGCTATATGTATGATTTTATTCAACGTTTCGCCCCGCATCTGACGCGTGATGTCGTCGATACCGCTGTGGCATTGCGTTCAAATGAAGATATTGAAGCGATGTTCAAAGATATTAAGTTACCGGAAAAATAA
- the ribA gene encoding GTP cyclohydrolase II has translation MQLKRVAEAKLPTPWGDFLMVGFEELATGQDHVALVFGDISGQIPVLARVHSECLTGDALFSLRCDCGFQLEAALSHIAEEGRGILLYHRQEGRNIGLLNKIRAYALQDQGYDTVEANHQLGFAADERDFTLCADMFKLLNVDQVRLLTNNPKKVEILTEAGINIVERVPLIVGRNPKNAHYLDTKAAKMGHLLNK, from the coding sequence ATGCAGCTTAAACGTGTGGCAGAAGCCAAACTGCCAACCCCATGGGGCGATTTTCTCATGGTGGGTTTTGAAGAACTGGCTACCGGGCAGGATCATGTTGCCCTGGTTTTTGGCGATATCTCGGGGCAGATCCCCGTTCTGGCTCGCGTACATTCAGAGTGCTTAACGGGCGATGCCCTTTTTAGTCTGCGTTGTGATTGCGGGTTTCAGCTAGAAGCGGCATTGTCGCACATTGCCGAAGAGGGCCGCGGCATCCTGCTATATCACCGTCAGGAAGGGCGCAATATTGGACTGCTGAACAAAATCCGCGCCTATGCTTTACAAGATCAGGGTTATGACACGGTCGAAGCTAACCATCAGCTCGGTTTTGCCGCCGATGAGCGCGACTTCACGCTGTGCGCCGATATGTTTAAGTTGCTCAACGTCGATCAAGTGCGTCTGTTAACCAACAATCCGAAGAAGGTCGAAATTCTGACCGAAGCAGGAATCAACATTGTTGAACGCGTACCGCTGATCGTGGGTCGTAACCCGAAAAACGCGCACTATCTGGATACGAAAGCCGCCAAAATGGGGCACTTGCTCAATAAATAA